The uncultured Sphaerochaeta sp. genome includes the window TCATCTGAAACAGGAAGAAAAGGACCCATGGGAGATTCACTGACAAGGATATGGGTACCACGACAATGTCCTGGGGCAGTGAATGTCGCAAAGAGATAGTACTTGCCCTGATAGGTGTGGACCTCAGGAGCCCAGAAGTTATGGGTTCCCCAAAAACCTTCTGGAGGGGTAAACACCGTAAAAGGGCCATCCCACTCATGCAAGTCAGTACTGCTGTACACTTCGAAGCTAACCCCAGGAGCTTTCCAAGGGTCCTTGTCGGTTGTCCCGTAGAGGTAATAGCTCATGGATTGATTATCGGAAAGCACAAAAGGGTCACGCATCTGTATCTCATGCAGTTTCATCACACATACTCCTTGGTTTGAGTGTGATTATACCCTACAAGGGCTCCCCAAGAAAGTGCGATTTCTTTTTCATTTGTATGGCAGGGAAAATCTGTCTATACTGGAATGTATGCAAACACTATTGGAATGGGAATATCTAAAAGCACTTTCGGTTATTGTTGTTGGTTCACTCATTTTATTCTTGGTGAATATCATCCTTAAACGTCGAATCCGTAAAATGGAAGAAAAAGTTCAGGAAGGGAAAAAAACCATAAACCTGAATTTTATGCGGTTCTTCCAGAAAATTGCAGTTCCCTTGGCTTTCCTTGGATTGCTGACTGTAGCAGTCGAAATGGTGGCATTCGATGATCAGATCCAGAAAATCGTAAAGATCAGTTTTTCCATCATCATGACCTTTATCATTGTCCGTTCTCTCAATAAAACACTTGAGTTGGCATTCTCACGATACTTTGATCATGATTGGGCAAACCATGACCGGGAGAAAAACCTCAGACCCTTGCTGTCCTTGGTCAAATTCATTTTCTGGATCATCGGTATCATCTTCCTGATGGCAAATCTCGGCCTCGATGTCTCCACTGCCCTTGCTGGCCTTGGCGTTGGAGGTATTGCCGTTGCCATTGCCGCCCAAGGAATCCTCGGGGACCTCTTCAGCTACCTGGTCATTTTCTTTGATAAACCTTTTGAGTTGGGTGACTTTATCGTCTTTGGTGACAAGGCAGGTGTGGTTGAACGGATTGGTATCAAATCAATTAGAATCAGGGTACTCTCCGGAGAGTTGATGATTATCGCCAACTCTGACTTGACATCTGCTCGTATACACAACTACAAACAGATGCTCAGGCGTAGGGTTGTCTTCAAGATTGGGGTACTCTATGAGACCCCAGCAGAGAAACTGGAGAAGATCCCAACCATCATCAAGGATATCATTGCCTCAGTACAGACCATTGAAGGGGTCACCTGTGATCGGTCACACTTCTTTGCATTCGGAGACTTCTCCCTTCAATTTGAGACAGTCTATTACGTTCCAACCAATGACTATGCTCGCTACATGGACACGCAACAGGAGATTTATCTCAAACTCATCAAGGCATTCAAGGAAGAAGGTATTGAGTTTGCCTACCCTACCCAATTGGTCTACACCAAGGCAGGAGCAGCCAGTTCTGTAGAGACAGAGGTGGTACCTCCTCCTCAGATTACGAAGTAACCAATTCCTTCATGGTCATACTTCTTTTTCACAAGCTGTATGGCCATCTCAATGCTCTGCAGGGTTGCGTCCTCGCAGTACATGATCAAGACAAAATTCTCTTCCGGCCACACATCATCCCCAAGCTTGGGGATGGTGTTTCCTTTTCCATGGGCAGTAGGGATAATGGTGTAATGCATTGGTACAGCATAGTGCTCAAGTGCCTCCAAGACATCTTCCAGGATTGCCTGGGCTGCTATGATTTCCACTCTTCTCATCTCACTCCCCCTCTGCATATTTTTCAATACTCTCTACGTCCTGCTTCTTCTTATCTTTGTTGAAGAGCGCATAAAGTACCGGTGTGAAGAAAATCGTCATCAGCGTACTGATCGTCATTCCTCCAATGATGGTTTGCCCGATAGGCTGGATCTGCTCTGCTCCCTGTCCTCCAAAGAAGGCAAGGGGAATCATTCCGAAGATGGTGGTCAAACTGGTCATGAGAATAGGTTTTAGGCGATTTCCACCTGCCTCAATACAAGCAGAGCGAATATCTAGTCCACGCCTTCTCAGCAGATTGATGTATTCGATCAAGACGATACTGTTGTTTACCACAATACCAGCCAATATGATCAGGCCGATCGCACTGATCAAGCTGAAGGTCTCTCCGGTTATCAGATAGATTCCAACCACGCCGATAAGCATAAGTGGCATGGAGAGCAGGACGATGAAGGGATTCCTGAATGACTCAAACAGGGATGCCATTACCCCGAACACCAAGACGATTGCGAGAACCAAGATCAACCAGACTTGGCTGAACATCTCTGTCATGTCAGCAAAATCACCACCATATTCAATAAAAACATCACCTGATGGCTGAAGTTGTTCTTCCACCAAGGCCTTGATGTCCTCTTCTGCCTGGCTTACTGCATAACTTCCTTGCAGTCCACCAACCACGTGGACCGTACGCATCTCATTCTCACGATTGATGGAAACAGGGCCTGTGGCTCTCTCAATGGAGGCAACATTATCCAAGCTGATCTTCTCACCCATGGAATTGCGTACAAAGATACGCCTAAGATCGAGCTCGCTGGAGCGGTCCTCATCCTGAAGGATGACCACCACATCCGTCTCACTCCCGTCGCTCTTCAGCTGGGTAGCAGTAATCCCATTTACACTATAACCTATCTCATTGGCAATACTCTGCATGGTAAGGTTGTAGGCATAGGCACGTTCGCGATCGATCACCACCCTGAATTCAGGCAAGCCCTTGGTGAAGTCGGTGCGAACCTCCGTTACTCCCGGAAGATTCTCTTCGATCAGGTCACGGATTTGCTCAGCAGTGGCGACTGCAAGGTCCAGATTATCGCTTTTTACCACCACATCAACCGGGTTGATATTCCCCAGTCCCATGGACATCTGGCTGAATGAGAACGAGGCTGATGGATAGAGTGGGAAGTACTGTCGGAGCTTCTCCTGGACAGTTTGCATACTGTCAGCACCCTCTTCATCGGAGAGGGAGATCTGTAAGGAACCACTGCTGGTTCCTCCCCCGCCGAACATGCCACCACCACCGACGGTCACAATCAGGTCCTTGTACCCGACTATATCCTGCTTTGCCCGAGCTTCCAGATCACGAAGAAGGCTCTCAGTTGTTTCAAGGGTAGTTCCCTCAGGGAGTGTAGCACTCACCGTAACTGATGTTTCACTCATGGTAGGATAGAGACTCTGATGCATCGCACCATAGGCTTGGAAGGTCAGAACCATAATCAGCACCACCAGCAACAGTGTAAGCCAGCGGTAATCGATGAGAAGCGAGAGCACTCGCTTGTATCCTCGGTCCAGAGCCTCGAAGGCATCCTCTGCCTTGTCGTCAATGAAGCGTAGCACACGGAGGCGAAGCGGCTTTTGCTTACGGGTATAGATCTTCACATAGCTGCTGGAGAGTACTGGAATCAAGGTAATGGAGACAATCAAAGAGGCAAGCAGACTGATGATGATAGTTCCCGCCATCGGGGTAATCATCTCCCCAAGCATCTCAAGATTA containing:
- a CDS encoding mechanosensitive ion channel family protein — protein: MQTLLEWEYLKALSVIVVGSLILFLVNIILKRRIRKMEEKVQEGKKTINLNFMRFFQKIAVPLAFLGLLTVAVEMVAFDDQIQKIVKISFSIIMTFIIVRSLNKTLELAFSRYFDHDWANHDREKNLRPLLSLVKFIFWIIGIIFLMANLGLDVSTALAGLGVGGIAVAIAAQGILGDLFSYLVIFFDKPFELGDFIVFGDKAGVVERIGIKSIRIRVLSGELMIIANSDLTSARIHNYKQMLRRRVVFKIGVLYETPAEKLEKIPTIIKDIIASVQTIEGVTCDRSHFFAFGDFSLQFETVYYVPTNDYARYMDTQQEIYLKLIKAFKEEGIEFAYPTQLVYTKAGAASSVETEVVPPPQITK
- a CDS encoding PG0541 family transporter-associated protein; translation: MRRVEIIAAQAILEDVLEALEHYAVPMHYTIIPTAHGKGNTIPKLGDDVWPEENFVLIMYCEDATLQSIEMAIQLVKKKYDHEGIGYFVI
- a CDS encoding efflux RND transporter permease subunit, with the protein product MSVTNTVVRRPTTIIVIYILLTVLALVVFPNLAVELFPEMDLPMVIVYSSYSGASPETMESRVTKPIESAVSNVGGIKTISSTSSEGISMVMLEFAYGTDLDKASQSINDNLNLVADFFPDDASQPTIFKLNTNMMPVMNIALRSSSGKDANELRALMEDVIQNQIDRVGGVSNTSINGGQDAIVQVAIDQNRLEAYGVTLSQVSFALNPQNVQVGAGTMVEGDLSYLLRTDAEFSSLEEIENVMIMSIPSYDNTGNITGSSVIRLKDLATVSYAFRDATSQVYINGEPGVYLSVSKESDANTVQVAKRVHALIEDLNHSLPDDLSLEVIVDTSTMVESTINAVYESLLYGVILVMVVLFIFLRSFKSTLIIGVAIPISMLLTVLSMFFLGYSLNLMTLTGLILGLGMTVDSSIVVLENIFRYRERGAKLHAAAILGTKEMIVSIVASTLTTVCVFVPMVLLRSNLEMLGEMITPMAGTIIISLLASLIVSITLIPVLSSSYVKIYTRKQKPLRLRVLRFIDDKAEDAFEALDRGYKRVLSLLIDYRWLTLLLVVLIMVLTFQAYGAMHQSLYPTMSETSVTVSATLPEGTTLETTESLLRDLEARAKQDIVGYKDLIVTVGGGGMFGGGGTSSGSLQISLSDEEGADSMQTVQEKLRQYFPLYPSASFSFSQMSMGLGNINPVDVVVKSDNLDLAVATAEQIRDLIEENLPGVTEVRTDFTKGLPEFRVVIDRERAYAYNLTMQSIANEIGYSVNGITATQLKSDGSETDVVVILQDEDRSSELDLRRIFVRNSMGEKISLDNVASIERATGPVSINRENEMRTVHVVGGLQGSYAVSQAEEDIKALVEEQLQPSGDVFIEYGGDFADMTEMFSQVWLILVLAIVLVFGVMASLFESFRNPFIVLLSMPLMLIGVVGIYLITGETFSLISAIGLIILAGIVVNNSIVLIEYINLLRRRGLDIRSACIEAGGNRLKPILMTSLTTIFGMIPLAFFGGQGAEQIQPIGQTIIGGMTISTLMTIFFTPVLYALFNKDKKKQDVESIEKYAEGE